The DNA window GTTCCTCGGCTGTAAAGATAGATTTCTTCGGAGCTTTTATCTTGAGATGCCTGAAGCATCCGCCGTTTACCGGTGCGTCGGGTGATACTATCATCTTATAAGCCATGCGTGTTGCAGATATGGTCTGTGCGAAGCCACAGTTTGTGGATCCCTTAGCCGAGGGGGCGGAGCCCTCAAGATCAACAGTCATTTCACCGTCTTCGATAGTAATGGTCATATTAACGAAGATAGGTTTCATCACAGTGCCGTCGTTGTCAAGATAACCAGAGGCGCGGTAAATGCCGTTCTCGAAGGAACTGACGACCTCTTTTTCCATTATTTCCGACTGGAGAAATATGTCATGGATACTGTCACGCACAGTGTTGTGACCGAAACGCCTTACTATTTCTATGAAGCGTTTCTCACCAGTTTTGCACGCAGCGATCTGAGCGTTCATGTCGCCCATGGCGGAACGGTAGAAGCGCGTATTGCGGCATATCATGTCTGCAAGGTCATTTTTTAACACGCCTCGGTCCATTATTTTCATTGGAGGAATACGGAGTCCTTCTTGAAATATCTCTGTTGAGTCAAGCGGATATCCAGGGTCTTTTGAACCAATGTCCAGCCAATGCGCTCTGTTTGCTGTGAAGCCGCATAGCTTACCTTCATAGAATATTGGAGAAAGGAATGTCATATCGTTGAGGTGAGCGCCTGTCATATAACAGTCGTTCAGGACGTAGACATCACCTTCATTCATTATAGTTTTCGATACCGCCGATATATTCTGTTGTTGACTTGATAGTGACTTCAAGGTTCCCGAGGAACATTGGTACGCCAACGGAAAGCCCGAGAGCATCGGCATTTTCATCGAATAACCCAGCTGCACAGTCCTTTGATTCGTAAATGATAGGAGAGTACGAACTACGGTATAGGCATTCATTCATTTCCTTAGCTGCCGAAATGAAAGCGTTGCGCATTATTTCTGTTGTAATAGGATTTCCTCTGAATTGCTCGTGGTTGCTCATATTTTCTCCTCCCTGCTTAATTGTGCCTATATCACATTTTTGTGATGATAATGTTTTCATAGCCGTCTACATGGATAGAGTATCCAGGCGGTACGACAGTCGTGGCACTGAGTTCTTCTATAACGGCAGGGCCTCCGAACTTTGTGCCGGGCACGAGTTCTTTTCTCATAAAGATGCCAGTTTCTATCTCCTTGCCGGAGAATATTACGGAAGTTTTCTTATATGGAACGGCTTTCGCATCTGTCTTTTCTGGCAGTGCCGCCTTTTGGACTCTATCAATCTGACCGATGCCCGCTAACCTAATGTTGACTATCTCAATAGCGCCGTTAGGGTTATGGTGTCCGTAAACTTACTGGTGGTATTCGTTGTAAGCGTCTTTGAGTCCATTTATAGTTTCTTGCGTGATTTCATTACCCTTGAATTCGACGTTGAGCGTGTAGTCCTGTCCGACATAGCGCATATCGATAGTTTTTTCGTATACGATCTCATCCTGTGAGATATACTGTTGGAGCAGCAACTCGGATATTTCATTTTTCATCTTCGCGTACAGATCTCTAATTTTGTCGATGTCAGCATTTTCAAGGTTTTCGCGGTAGGTTCGCACTGTGTCCTGACGCAGATCGCACTGATGCATCCCCCATGCCGAGTATGCGCCCGGCATCTGTGGTACAATTATGGTCTTGATACCGAGCTCTTCTGCTATGAATACCGCATGCATGGGGCCGGCACCACCAAATGCAACAATAGCGAAATCGCGTGGGTCGATACCCTTACGGACCGTTATCTGACGAATTATTCCTGCCATGTTAGCATTGGCTATTTGGCATATTCCTTCGGCTGTTGTTAAACAGTCCATTCCTATTTGGTGGGCGACATTTTGTATCGCCTTCAGCGCAGCCTCCGTGTCTAGTGTCATGCGACCGCCAAGGAAGTTTCGAGCGTCGATTCTTCCTAGCGCCAGGTTTGCGTCGGTAACTGTGGCCTCCGTGCCGCCATTGCCGTAACAGGCTGGTCCGGGATTTGAGCCGGCGCTCTTTGGGCCAACACGGAGCCCTTTACCCTCTATGCTGACAAGGCTGCCGCCACCGGCACCAATGGTGTAGACATTGACCATCGGTGAGAGGATAGGGAAACCCTCTAGACATGTTTCCGTTGAAACATCGGGTTTACCATCTATCAGGATACTGACGTCAAAGCTCATTCCCCCCATGTCGATGCCTATGAGGTTTTTATATCCAAGTGTTTCGAAGAGGGCATTTTTCCCAATGGCGCCACCGACAGGACCGGACATGAGAGTGTATATTGGTTTCTCCTTTGCTACCTCTGAGGTCATGAGGCCACCGTTTGACTGCATGATATGTATTGGACGCATGTAGTTCTTACTTAACATACGGCTCTCAAGAAGCGAGAGGTAATCTCTCATGATTGGAGCGATATAGGCGTTAACTGTCGAAGTGCTTGTTCTTTCATATTCACGCCATTCTCTAGCGACGCTGTGCGATGTCGTTATCTGTGTGTTGGGTAGGAGTTTGCCGATAATTTCTGTTGCCCTTAACTCATGTTCTGGGTTAATGTATGAGTTGATAAGGCAGATGACAACGGAATCATACCCATTTTTTTCAATTTTGGCGGCCGCTTCCCTCACGCTTTCTTCATTGAGTGGGGTGCTAACGCTTCCGTCAAAGAGGATTCTTTCTGTTATCTCGAATACGTCACTTCTTTTTACGAGCGGAACGGCTTTTTTATAAAATCTGTCATACATCTCTGGCCGGTCTCCACGGGCAATCTCATAAATGTCCCTGAATCCCTTTGTGGTTACGATGGCGACCTTTGCACCATGACGCTCAAGAAAGGCATTTAATCCAACTGTTGTGCCATGAACAAAGAAATCGATTTCCGAATAATTGGAGATCTCCATATCTAGGCCGTTGATAATCGCGTCGGAGAGATTATCGTGGGTCGTCAGCGTCTTTCCTTCTTTGTACGTTTTTGTCTGTCCGTCATAAAATATAAAGTCTGTGAATGTTCCGCCAATGTCAACTGAAACTCTGTATCTGCCCATAATTGCCTCCTTACTCCGGTAGTAGCTCTACCCTGACTTTCTCAAAACCTAGGCTCCATATACGCTCTCCTATGGCTTCGAGCATCTTCTCCTCTTCCCACAAAACCCTGCCGATAACGTTAACTGTGATCTGGCCTCCATGGAAACCCAGCTTTTCTGCTCCATAAAACATAGATAATGTTTCTGGTGCGTGATTTTGATCTTTAAAATCCCAGTCTCTCCAGTAAACGAGGTCAAACTTACTGACAACGCATGTCTGGTTTTCTTTCTCTGGCAGATGCAGTGTTTTGATGGGAATATATATCTCTCTACCGCACCATCGTGTGTGCTGCACCTGACTTTCGACAGGTATTATTTCCAGAACTGATGTCACAGTTGAAGCGGCGTCATCCCTGAGTCTTGTCGTTAGAAAACCTCCGCGTTCGAAGTGAAACTTAAAGTAAGACATAGTTCACCTCCCCAAATATTTTGTTTTATCCTTGTGATTCAGTGATATTAGTTTAATATTTCTTGGGGGAATAAAAGTTGAATGAAATAATACGTGAGGTGGAACGGAAACGGAATTATAATGGAATTGTAAGAAAAATGACAATTAAATTTATTTAACAATTTGTAGTGCATGAATAAATGATAATTATTTTTCTTTATTATAGCTTGTGGTCGTGTAGTTGAGATTTAGAGTAGAAAAACTAGATTCATTATCTATTTTTTGTCGAACATATTTGAACGTATGTAAGAAATGTGGGGTTATTTTAATCATCTTGTAAAATTATGCATAAATCCACGGCATAACATCGCGAAAATGCTACGAAGCTGATGATAAAAACAGGGCGGAACGTTTATTGGCTCCGCCCGTAGGAAAAATCTTGCCGGGGTTTATACGGAATCAGTTTGTGAGGAATCTTTCAAGCCCCGCTTGCCTATACTCCGCCCAACTATAATCCATCATGTATTGTCCAAAATACATATGCTTTACTTCTTTATCTCCGTTCAATAATCTGTAAAGATCACAGTCAATGCTGTCGACGCTAATGCTCCTGCTGCCGCGGCTTAAAATTATTATGTGTCCGGCGCCGGCTTCGTCAAGTTGGTTCTGCAGTGAACGTCCCACCTTTGAGTAAAGACTTTGTGTCATCTCGTCGTTTGCTCGATTCTCCCAAAGTGTTCCTATGGCCTGGTCACTCGTTACTATCCCTCCTTGGCGGTCGATAAGCATCGCTAGTAGTTCCTTTGCCTTCGAGCTTCTGAAAGGTATGGGCGTATCATCTACGAACAGGTCGAAATATCCGAAGGTGCGGGCAAAGATGTGCTTTTTATTTTTTTTATTGAGGAAAAGGTCTGATGCCTTGATTGCGTAGTCAAGGTCCTCCGCTGTATAGGGTATAAGGATGTAAGCGCCGACATTGACGCGGACCGCCTCGAGGACATAATGATAGGTTTCCGCCCCAGTTATGTAAAGTAGCCTTACATCGTGATAAACAGAACGAATTTGTGTTCCCATTTTGATGCCTAATTCCCCGAGAGAATTGATATCAAGCACGACCATGTCGGCCCCGTTGCTCTGCAGATACCGCCACGCTTCATCCAATCCTGGAAATGATTTAGGGTCTGGCAGATAATCTAACTTGGCAGCGGCATTAAAAAAAGGAGCCAGCTGGTCTTCGCAGTTGCCTATGATTATGCTCTTCAAGCGCGTTCCTCCTCTCTTTTTGTCAGGATAGTATCTACCGATCTAGGATGATAAGTGCGCTAGGATATTCAATTGTATTGTGTATGTCATCGTTCAATTATACAAGTATAATACGCCATTATCTTCTTATCGGGAACCATTTTTATATAACCGCACAAAATGGAATAAAAAAATGCTTTAAGGTTTTTCTCTTTTTTACAATGTTCTATTTCCCCACCAATATCTGTTCCGCGAGCTCCCTCACGGCGGCCTTGATGTTGAAATCGCCGCCGGAGGCGCCGACGCAGCCGGGGCAGCCGCTGCGGCAGCCGCAGGAGTTCATCACGGAGAGCGCCGTTTTGACGAGCTCGTTCTTTATCTCGAAGGTACCCTCCGCGAGGCCGACGCCGCCGGGGATGTTATCAATAATATAGATGGCCGCGCGCCGCAGCTGCGGGTCCTTGAGGCGGCTCGTTACGAGGATGTCCGCGCGGTCGCACATGAGGAAGAGCGGCGCGGTGTTGCGTACCAGGTGTTCCAGACCCTCCATCGCGAGCTTGAGCTCCGCGTCTTCCTGACGGCACTGTGGCATCATTAGCCAGCAGGCGGTGGTGTGCATCTGCTCCTCCGGCAGGCTTATCTGCCCGAAGCCGGCGTTCTCATGCGTCGCAAGCTTTATCTTCTTAAATATCGTCGGCGTCAGCGTTACCACCACCTCGCCCCAGCCGTAGTTGCCCTGCGTCTCGAAGTCGTCGGTGATGTTGATGCGCAGCGAGGCGTCGCCGTCGGTGTAGTAATCCGCGGCGATCTCTCTGATGAAGCACTGCATCTTCTCCGTGTCGAGCGACTCGACGATGTACGACTTGCCGCCGTGGAAATAGATGGCGTCGGGAAAGATCAGCGTCGGCGCCGAACGGCGGTCCATCGTGCCGATGACGACGGGCTTTGTCTCGACGGTGATATCCGTTATCGTGTAATTTTCCCCCGTCGCGCTGCGCAGAGAGAGCCCCGCGGCGGGGTAGGAGTCGGCCTGCCAGTAATATCGCGCCTCATCCGCCTCATTCACGCGGTGCAGCACCTCGTGGTCCGCGAGGTAGTCGAGTATCGCGTCAACATCCTGCCCGCCGAATCTCTCTCCCGCGTGGAAGGGCAGTTCGAAGGCGGAGCACTTGACGTGGCTCACCTGTATATAGGGATTATAGGGATCGATGCGCGCCCTCTCCGTCGGCGCTCCGTAGAACCATTCGGGGCGCTGCGCGAGGAACTGGTCGAGCGGATCGGCGGAGGCGACCATCACCGCCGCCGAGATTGCGCCGCGCCGTCCCGCGCGCCCGATCTGCTGCCAGGCGGAGGCGATGCTGCCGGGATAGCCGTGCAGCACGGCGAGGGCGAGAGAGCCGATGTCGATGCCGAGCTCAAGGGCGTTTGTGCTGACGACGCCGCGCAGCTCGCCGCTGCGCAGATCGTGTTCGATTTTCCGGCGCTCCTTCGGCAGATAACCGCCGCGGTAGCCCATGATCATCATCGGGTCCGCGCCCCGCTTCACGAGGTCAGCGCGGATGGATTTGAGCAGCAGCTCGACATTGAGGCGCGAACGCGTAAAGACGATCGTGCTGATGCCAGAGGCCAGCGCCTCGGCGGCGATGCGCGAGGTCTCAAAGAGCGACGAGCGCCGCATCCCCGTCCTCCAGTCGATGACGGGCGGATTATAGATGATGATCTCCTTTTCGGAGGCGGGCGCGCCACTCTCCGTGATCAGCTTCACGGAGCGGCCTATCAGCGTCTGCGCGTGTTCGTCGGGGTTGGCGATCGTCGCGGAGCAGCAGATAAAGGTCGGGTGAGAGCCGTAAAATTCGCAGATGCGCGCTAGGCGCGAAAAGAGATTCGCGAGATGCGAGCCGAAGATCCCGCGGTATGTGTGCAGCTCGTCGACGACAATATATTTGAGATTTCGGAAATAGTCAGACCACTTTGTGTGGTGCGGCAGTATTCCGGAGTTGAGCATGTCCGGGTTCGTAATGACTATATGTCCCTCGCTGCGCGCCTGCCGCCGTTTGACGGGATCGGTGTCGCCGTCATAGACAAAGCCGTGGATCTTGCCGTCGGCGAAGGCGGCGAGCTCTCCAAGCTCCGCGAGCTGATCCTGCGCGAGGGCCTTCGTCGGGAAGAGATAGAGGGCGCGCGTGCTGGCATCCTGCAGGACCGCGTGCATGACCGGCAGGTTGTAGCAGAGTGTCTTTCCCGAAGCCGTCGGCGTCGCGATGACACAGTCGATCCCCGAGAGCGCGCACTCCACCGCCGCGCTCTGGTGGGAATAGAGCGCCTCCACGCCGCGTTTTTTCAGCGCGTTTACAATACACGGGTCGAGCGCGCCGAAGCTGCCAAAGGCGGCGGGATGAGCCGGCAGCTTCTTTATCGCGGGAGCCTTGCCTCCGAGGTCGGCGATCCAGCGAACGAGAGCCTCTATTGATGGTTCTTTTTTTGCAAAGTAGTTATTCAACATGATTCAGCCTGATTCTGCCTTATAGTAAAAAATTTTTTCTTGTATGTTGAAGAGTCCATGACCGAAACGCTGCAGTTCAGCCACGAGAGTTTCTTGCGAATACTTGTCTGAAGCCTATCCATGATCATCTTTTTGCTCCGTGTCTCAAAGAAAAAATCCCCCTCGAGAAAGAGGATGATGTAGAGCGGCTCGCCGCCGGTGCCGAGAGGGCGGCAGAGCTCGGAAAGTTTTCCCGCGTGGGAACAGCCCCTCCCCTTTGACAGGGCTCCGCAGAGGCAGGCGATGGTCATCGCCGCCTTGAGGCTCATCTCGATATCGAGGCTCTCCCGTTCTTCGCCGGGGGAGGGGGTGATGACATCCCTCTTGGCGTTGTCGGTCCCGATCCGCCAGATATTCTCCGCTTCGTGTCCGCGGCAGTTCTTCACCTCAATGAGCGCCCGCTTTCCCTCCGATTCGCAGATAAAATCTACCCCTTTACTGTGGGGGAGACAGTTGAAGTAGCGCCGGTAAAACTCGCTGTCGTCGAATTTAACTACCCGGTCGCCGCGGAAGATAAAGCTGATGCCGCTCTCCTCAATTTCCATAGATGAGCTCCTGCTCTCTGTCGTAGAGGTTGTCGAACTCCTCCATAATAGAATTGTGGTTCAGCTCCGAGACGGTGCGGCCCTCCTCAAAGCAGAGCTGCCCGTCCTCTTTGTAGAGCGAGATAAACTTGATATCCGCCGGAGCGGAGCCCGTCGGCGGGTAGGCCGAGAGCAGATTAAAGGACTGCTGCACGAAATAGTCGTGCGTTGTGATGAAGACCTGGACGCCCATCTCC is part of the Cloacibacillus sp. genome and encodes:
- a CDS encoding DUF3830 family protein translates to MSYFKFHFERGGFLTTRLRDDAASTVTSVLEIIPVESQVQHTRWCGREIYIPIKTLHLPEKENQTCVVSKFDLVYWRDWDFKDQNHAPETLSMFYGAEKLGFHGGQITVNVIGRVLWEEEKMLEAIGERIWSLGFEKVRVELLPE
- a CDS encoding DUF6661 family protein encodes the protein MEIEESGISFIFRGDRVVKFDDSEFYRRYFNCLPHSKGVDFICESEGKRALIEVKNCRGHEAENIWRIGTDNAKRDVITPSPGEERESLDIEMSLKAAMTIACLCGALSKGRGCSHAGKLSELCRPLGTGGEPLYIILFLEGDFFFETRSKKMIMDRLQTSIRKKLSWLNCSVSVMDSSTYKKKFFTIRQNQAESC
- a CDS encoding hydantoinase B/oxoprolinase family protein gives rise to the protein MSNHEQFRGNPITTEIMRNAFISAAKEMNECLYRSSYSPIIYESKDCAAGLFDENADALGLSVGVPMFLGNLEVTIKSTTEYIGGIENYNE
- a CDS encoding hydantoinase/oxoprolinase family protein — translated: MGRYRVSVDIGGTFTDFIFYDGQTKTYKEGKTLTTHDNLSDAIINGLDMEISNYSEIDFFVHGTTVGLNAFLERHGAKVAIVTTKGFRDIYEIARGDRPEMYDRFYKKAVPLVKRSDVFEITERILFDGSVSTPLNEESVREAAAKIEKNGYDSVVICLINSYINPEHELRATEIIGKLLPNTQITTSHSVAREWREYERTSTSTVNAYIAPIMRDYLSLLESRMLSKNYMRPIHIMQSNGGLMTSEVAKEKPIYTLMSGPVGGAIGKNALFETLGYKNLIGIDMGGMSFDVSILIDGKPDVSTETCLEGFPILSPMVNVYTIGAGGGSLVSIEGKGLRVGPKSAGSNPGPACYGNGGTEATVTDANLALGRIDARNFLGGRMTLDTEAALKAIQNVAHQIGMDCLTTAEGICQIANANMAGIIRQITVRKGIDPRDFAIVAFGGAGPMHAVFIAEELGIKTIIVPQMPGAYSAWGMHQCDLRQDTVRTYRENLENADIDKIRDLYAKMKNEISELLLQQYISQDEIVYEKTIDMRYVGQDYTLNVEFKGNEITQETINGLKDAYNEYHQ
- a CDS encoding DEAD/DEAH box helicase — protein: MLNNYFAKKEPSIEALVRWIADLGGKAPAIKKLPAHPAAFGSFGALDPCIVNALKKRGVEALYSHQSAAVECALSGIDCVIATPTASGKTLCYNLPVMHAVLQDASTRALYLFPTKALAQDQLAELGELAAFADGKIHGFVYDGDTDPVKRRQARSEGHIVITNPDMLNSGILPHHTKWSDYFRNLKYIVVDELHTYRGIFGSHLANLFSRLARICEFYGSHPTFICCSATIANPDEHAQTLIGRSVKLITESGAPASEKEIIIYNPPVIDWRTGMRRSSLFETSRIAAEALASGISTIVFTRSRLNVELLLKSIRADLVKRGADPMMIMGYRGGYLPKERRKIEHDLRSGELRGVVSTNALELGIDIGSLALAVLHGYPGSIASAWQQIGRAGRRGAISAAVMVASADPLDQFLAQRPEWFYGAPTERARIDPYNPYIQVSHVKCSAFELPFHAGERFGGQDVDAILDYLADHEVLHRVNEADEARYYWQADSYPAAGLSLRSATGENYTITDITVETKPVVIGTMDRRSAPTLIFPDAIYFHGGKSYIVESLDTEKMQCFIREIAADYYTDGDASLRINITDDFETQGNYGWGEVVVTLTPTIFKKIKLATHENAGFGQISLPEEQMHTTACWLMMPQCRQEDAELKLAMEGLEHLVRNTAPLFLMCDRADILVTSRLKDPQLRRAAIYIIDNIPGGVGLAEGTFEIKNELVKTALSVMNSCGCRSGCPGCVGASGGDFNIKAAVRELAEQILVGK
- a CDS encoding hydantoinase B/oxoprolinase family protein, with the protein product MNEGDVYVLNDCYMTGAHLNDMTFLSPIFYEGKLCGFTANRAHWLDIGSKDPGYPLDSTEIFQEGLRIPPMKIMDRGVLKNDLADMICRNTRFYRSAMGDMNAQIAACKTGEKRFIEIVRRFGHNTVRDSIHDIFLQSEIMEKEVVSSFENGIYRASGYLDNDGTVMKPIFVNMTITIEDGEMTVDLEGSAPSAKGSTNCGFAQTISATRMAYKMIVSPDAPVNGGCFRHLKIKAPKKSIFTAEEPSACAWYFSSLGLLIDLIPKALENICPERVSAAHYGDSMVVYLSGHDPRYNQNYLYVEATVGGWGAYETADGSDALINVSNGAYKNIPVEVFENNYPVRINSFSLRRDSGGPGRNRGGLGIIKEYEALYDDTFLYLWFERSVTPAWGIKGGKDGAKPNVVVRSGGDVKEMLKVNAYPMAKGTTATVYTGGGGGFGCSFERDPQKVREDYLQEYISREEARTAYGVVLSEIGDIDETMTKSLRNA